One Enterococcus silesiacus genomic window carries:
- a CDS encoding phosphatase: MKKRYFFYLVLLAIIGMVLYAFFIEPKRIVTHNYTVGSNNGQKPVKVVQLSDIHIQENYPAAQLEKIVTKVNNEKPDIILFTGDLFDNYAKYGPSEEVITALSRLTAPLGKYAVWGNHDYGGGAARVYAEILAAADFQLLENSGVNLSVSNGKSIYIGGLDDAMLGNPSIDDALANRQSDYTILMSHEPDKADEVLDHDIQLILSGHSHGGQVRLPFTAIKNVMAEKYFEGFYDLANETTLYVNTGLGTTKIPVRFGVPPEIVVFDLYI; this comes from the coding sequence ATGAAAAAAAGATACTTTTTTTATTTAGTCTTATTAGCCATTATCGGCATGGTTCTCTATGCCTTTTTTATAGAACCGAAAAGAATTGTCACACATAACTACACCGTAGGAAGTAACAACGGACAAAAACCTGTCAAAGTCGTTCAACTTTCAGACATTCATATTCAAGAGAACTATCCAGCTGCACAATTAGAAAAAATCGTTACAAAAGTCAATAATGAAAAGCCTGATATTATTTTATTTACGGGTGATTTATTTGATAACTATGCAAAATATGGACCATCTGAAGAAGTCATTACTGCATTAAGTAGACTAACAGCTCCCCTCGGAAAATACGCCGTTTGGGGCAATCATGATTATGGCGGTGGAGCTGCTCGTGTTTACGCTGAGATTCTGGCAGCAGCCGACTTTCAATTATTAGAAAATTCCGGTGTCAATCTTTCAGTTTCAAATGGAAAATCAATCTATATCGGTGGCTTAGATGATGCTATGCTAGGAAATCCATCGATTGATGATGCATTAGCAAACCGCCAAAGCGACTATACTATTTTAATGAGTCACGAACCCGACAAAGCCGATGAAGTACTTGATCATGATATTCAGCTAATTTTATCAGGACACAGCCATGGCGGCCAAGTTAGATTACCCTTCACTGCTATTAAAAATGTAATGGCCGAAAAATATTTTGAAGGCTTTTATGATTTAGCAAACGAGACAACTTTGTATGTCAATACAGGTTTAGGCACTACAAAAATCCCAGTACGTTTTGGCGTACCACCAGAAATCGTCGTTTTTGACCTTTACATCTAA
- a CDS encoding peptidase M24 — MMVRVNKLRELMKKNDLSGFLITSPYNLRYLTNFTGTTGLAVITLDKAFFVTDFRYTEQAAAQAQGFEIIKNAGPIYDEVVAIAEKEQLANLAFEETFVSFAEYSLLEEITPCDLIPVAGLIEELREVKDEEEIAIIEKACSIADLGFKHILTVIKPGMTEIEIANQLDFYMRSLGASGVSFETIVASGLRSAMPHGVASQKVIEKGDLITLDFGCYYEGYVSDMTRTFAIGEPDSKLKDIYQIVLEAQLKVLDEAKPGLTGIQLDAIARDHIASYGYGEAFGHSTGHGIGLEIHEGPNVSFRADQQFVSGNVITDEPGIYLPGLGGVRIEDDLLITKEGNRVLTHSPKELIIL, encoded by the coding sequence ATGATGGTAAGAGTAAATAAATTAAGAGAGTTAATGAAAAAAAATGATCTTTCAGGTTTTTTAATCACAAGTCCGTACAATTTACGTTACTTAACGAATTTTACTGGAACAACAGGATTAGCTGTAATTACATTAGATAAAGCTTTTTTCGTAACTGATTTTCGTTATACAGAACAAGCAGCAGCCCAAGCACAAGGGTTTGAAATCATTAAAAATGCTGGTCCGATTTATGATGAAGTTGTCGCAATTGCTGAAAAGGAACAATTAGCCAATTTAGCATTTGAAGAGACTTTTGTCAGCTTTGCAGAATACAGCTTACTAGAAGAAATCACGCCATGTGATCTTATTCCAGTAGCAGGTTTAATCGAAGAGTTACGTGAAGTGAAAGATGAAGAAGAAATTGCAATCATTGAAAAAGCGTGTAGCATTGCCGATCTTGGGTTTAAACATATTTTAACGGTAATCAAACCAGGGATGACAGAAATTGAAATCGCTAATCAATTAGATTTTTATATGCGCTCTTTAGGTGCTTCAGGCGTCTCTTTTGAAACGATCGTTGCCAGTGGTTTACGTTCAGCGATGCCTCATGGTGTTGCGAGCCAAAAAGTCATTGAAAAAGGCGATTTGATTACATTAGATTTTGGTTGCTATTATGAAGGCTATGTTTCAGATATGACTAGAACTTTTGCAATCGGTGAGCCTGATAGTAAGTTGAAAGATATTTACCAAATCGTTTTGGAAGCACAATTAAAAGTACTAGACGAGGCTAAACCAGGATTAACTGGTATTCAGTTAGATGCAATCGCTCGTGATCATATTGCTTCATATGGATATGGCGAAGCCTTTGGCCACAGTACAGGCCACGGAATTGGCTTGGAGATCCACGAAGGACCTAATGTTTCTTTCAGAGCGGATCAACAATTTGTCTCTGGGAACGTGATTACTGACGAACCTGGAATTTATCTGCCAGGTCTTGGTGGTGTTAGAATCGAGGATGATCTATTGATCACTAAAGAAGGGAACCGGGTATTGACTCATTCTCCTAAAGAGTTGATTATTTTATAA